The Saccharolobus shibatae B12 genomic interval TAATATATTGTGGATGAATATTTTAACCAAGAGGTCGCTTGGATACTATTAAGATTTAAGTAATTTCTTGTAGATTAGGAATAAATGATTCTAAAACTGGATTTAACTTTTATATATTTATTTATGAATAAAATTACAAGTACTTAAAAGCTAGCGCATTGAATATTATATAGCCTATTAAGTAAGTCAGAGTAAAACTCTTATTAACCAAATGTAGTATGTGAATAATGGTTAATAATGAGAGGATCATCTAATAGGAAAATTGATCCAAGAATTCATTATCTTGTACCTAAGCATGAGGTACTTAGTATCGATGAAGCGTATAAAATTCTAAAAGAATTAGGAATTAGGCCAGAACAATTGCCTTGGATAAGGGCCTCAGATCCCGTTGCTAGAAGTATAAATGCAAAACCAGGGGATATAATTAGAATTATAAGGAAGAGCCAATTGTATGGAGAAGTTGTCTCGTATAGGTATGTAATTAGTGGGTGAATGAGTTGTCATCTAATTTAAGCATTGATGAAAGATGGAAAGTTATTGAAGCCTACTTTAAATCCAAGGGCTTAGTTAGACAGCATCTGGATTCATACAATGACTTTGTTAGAAACAAGCTTCAAGAGATCATTGATGAGCAAGGAGAAATACCGACAGAAATTCCAGGTTTGAAAGTTAGATTAGGCAAGATAAGAATAGGAAAACCAAGAGTTAGGGAATCAGATAGGGGAGAAAGGGAGATCAGCCCAATGGAGGCTAGATTAAGGAACTTGACTTATGCTGCTCCACTATGGCTTACAATGATTCCAGTTGAAAACAATATTGAAGCAGAACCAGAGGAGGTTTATATAGGAGACTTACCTATAATGCTTAAATCAGCAATAGATCCAATATCACAGTATACTCTAGATAAGCTAATTGAGATAGGTGAGGATCCTAAAGACCCTGGAGGTTACTTCATAGTAAATGGGTCCGAAAGGGTTATAGTAACTCAAGAAGATTTAGCTCCAAATAGAGTTCTTGTAGATACCGGAAAGACGGGATCAAATATCACGCATACAGCGAAAATTATCTCGAGTACCGCAGGCTACAGAGTACCTGTTACGATAGAAAGACTAAAAGATGGTACATTTCACGTATCATTTCCAGCAGTTCCAGGTAAAATTCCGTTTGTTATTCTAATGAGAGCACTTGGTATATTAACCGACAGGGACATAGTATACGCAGTATCATTAGATCCTGAGATTCAGAATGAATTATTTCCCTCTTTAGAACAAGCAAGTTCTATAGCTAATGTTGATGATGCGCTAGATTTTATAGGTAGTAGAGTAGCCATAGGCCAAAAGAGAGAGAATAGGATAGAAAAAGCACAACAAATAATTGATAAATACTTCCTACCTCATTTAGGAACTTCAGCAGACGATAGAAGAAAGAAAGCATATTATTTGGCTTATGCTATATCGAAAGTTATTGAACTATATCTAGGCAGAAGGGAACCTGATGATAAAGATCATTACGCTAATAAAAGATTAAGATTAGCCGGAGATTTATTCGCGTCATTATTTAGAGTAGCTTTCAAAGCTTTCGTAAAAGATTTGACATACCAATTAGAAAAATCTAAGGTAAGAGGTAGGAAGCTAGCTTTAAAGGCATTAGTTAGACCAGATATCGTAACAGAAAGAATAAGGCACGCATTAGCTACTGGGAACTGGGTTGGTGGAAGAACTGGAGTTAGCCAATTACTTGATAGAACTAACTGGCTTTCTATGTTAAGCCATCTGAGGAGAGTAATATCCTCATTAGCAAGGGGTCAACCTAATTTCGAGGCTAGAGATTTACATGGTACGCAATGGGGTAGGATGTGTCCCTTTGAAACACCAGAAGGTCCAAATAGTGGACTAGTTAAGAATTTAGCGTTAATGGCTCAAATTGCAGTAGGAATAAATGAGAAGATTGTGGAAAAAACACTATACGAAATGGGAGTAGTTCCGGTGGAGGAGGTTATAAGAAGAGTAACGGAAGGCGGGGAGGATCAGAATGAATATCTAAAATGGTCTAAAGTTATACTTAACGGAAGATTAGTAGGCTATTATCGAGATGGGGAAGAATTAGCCAAGAAGATCAGGGAAAGAAGGAGAAAAGGAGAAATTAGTGATGAGGTAAATGTAGGTCATATAGTTACAGATTTCATTAATGAAGTTCATGTAAATTGTGATTCTGGAAGAGTTAGAAGGCCACTTATAATTGTTTCTAACGGTAACCCGTTGGTAACTAGAGAAGATATTGAAAAGTTAGACTCTGGTTCTATTACCTTTGACGATCTTGTTAGACAAGGGAAGATAGAGTATTTAGATGCGGAAGAAGAGGAGAACGCTTATGTTGCTTTAGAACCTAGTGACTTAACTCCAGAGCATACTCATTTAGAGATATGGTCTCCAGCTATTTTGGGC includes:
- a CDS encoding DNA-directed RNA polymerase subunit H, with amino-acid sequence MRGSSNRKIDPRIHYLVPKHEVLSIDEAYKILKELGIRPEQLPWIRASDPVARSINAKPGDIIRIIRKSQLYGEVVSYRYVISG
- a CDS encoding DNA-directed RNA polymerase subunit B, producing the protein MNELSSNLSIDERWKVIEAYFKSKGLVRQHLDSYNDFVRNKLQEIIDEQGEIPTEIPGLKVRLGKIRIGKPRVRESDRGEREISPMEARLRNLTYAAPLWLTMIPVENNIEAEPEEVYIGDLPIMLKSAIDPISQYTLDKLIEIGEDPKDPGGYFIVNGSERVIVTQEDLAPNRVLVDTGKTGSNITHTAKIISSTAGYRVPVTIERLKDGTFHVSFPAVPGKIPFVILMRALGILTDRDIVYAVSLDPEIQNELFPSLEQASSIANVDDALDFIGSRVAIGQKRENRIEKAQQIIDKYFLPHLGTSADDRRKKAYYLAYAISKVIELYLGRREPDDKDHYANKRLRLAGDLFASLFRVAFKAFVKDLTYQLEKSKVRGRKLALKALVRPDIVTERIRHALATGNWVGGRTGVSQLLDRTNWLSMLSHLRRVISSLARGQPNFEARDLHGTQWGRMCPFETPEGPNSGLVKNLALMAQIAVGINEKIVEKTLYEMGVVPVEEVIRRVTEGGEDQNEYLKWSKVILNGRLVGYYRDGEELAKKIRERRRKGEISDEVNVGHIVTDFINEVHVNCDSGRVRRPLIIVSNGNPLVTREDIEKLDSGSITFDDLVRQGKIEYLDAEEEENAYVALEPSDLTPEHTHLEIWSPAILGITASIIPYPEHNQSPRNTYQSAMAKQALGLYAANYQLRTDTRAHLLHYPQRPLVQTRALDIIGYTNRPAGNNAILAVISFTGYNMEDSIIMNRSSVERGMYRSTFFRLYSTEEVKYPGGQEDKIVMPEPGVRGYKGKEYYRLLEDNGVVSPEVEVKGGDVLIGKVSPPRFLQEFKELSPEQAKRDTSIVTRHGEMGIVDLVLITETAEGNKLVKVRVRDLRIPSIGDKFASRHGQKGVIGMLIPQVDMPYTVKGVVPDVILNPHALPSRMTLGQIMEGIAGKYAALSGNIVDATPFYKTPIEQLQNEILKYGYLPDATEVTYDGRTGQKIKSRIYFGVVYYQKLHHMVADKIHARARGPVQILTRQPTEGRAREGGLRFGEMERDCLIGFGTAMLLKDRLLDNSDRTTIYVCDQCGYIGWYDKNKNKYVCPIHGDKSNLFPVTVSYAFKLLIQELMSMIISPRLILEDRVGLSGGKGNE